The Triticum urartu cultivar G1812 chromosome 6, Tu2.1, whole genome shotgun sequence genome includes the window AGGAACAGATCAAAGAAGAAAAACATCAACTGTATATATGCATCTGAATATGTATCTTTGCATGGAGAGAAAAAAATAGCCATTGTGTCTCACGTGTGTGCGTGTCGGCTTGCCGCTGAAGAATCGACGAAGCCAGAGCAGCCTACTTCCTATACTAGTGCATCTCGCCGGAATAGCTAGATTTGCTAGTGTATTGCTTCATGCTAGAAATCGGTTAGCGTTTATGTACAGTCGGTACACGTGCTGCTTCTGGTAGCAATACACAATACCATAACTAAGTCATAGCACTAATCAACATGCTGCTTCTGGATAAAATAAGAATCCAACCAACATAAGCATCACCAGAACGGATCTGCTTCTATTCTACTCAAGCTGTTGTTCATTCTTCTGCTGTTACTACTCCAGCAACTGAAATGAAAAGGATTTGACATTAACAAGTAGAAAGAATATAAAGCTATGGAGATGTAGTACCAATCTACTAGCTAATAAAAAATTAACATTTATATTTACCTGCAGAACGAAGAACCGTGGCGGCCTGTTCGCAGAACCAGAGAGCGGCCGGCTGGGAAGGAGGCGAGGATCCACGAGCGTTGAGCTAGTGCTGAATCGCGAGAGGGGGTGGGGGTGGAGGAGGACGGCCGCGAGCTGATCTGGGAGCCTGAGAGTGGGGAGGAGGTGAGGAATCCGATCTAATCTACCTCAAACTGCGCCACCTGCGACGAAACGGCTAGAACCTAGAAGCCATCGGAGAGGAGATGGATCAGCATCTTTGCTGCGCGAGCCCGCCCAGCTTGTCTCAGGATCTtggtcgtcgccgtcgccgccgccgccgagaaATTTTCGATCCTGTGTCGTCGGTGTGTAAGGATTTGGTACAGACTAG containing:
- the LOC125513872 gene encoding uncharacterized protein LOC125513872 isoform X3, yielding MASRLPDQLAAVLLHPHPLSRFSTSSTLVDPRLLPSRPLSGSANRPPRFFVLQDPVMEGSSAMSPLGEPSIPMIAACAPALSCVRIAPWNRSTVFKIKDVCM
- the LOC125513872 gene encoding uncharacterized protein LOC125513872 isoform X4; translation: MASRLPDQLAAVLLHPHPLSRFSTSSTLVDPRLLPSRPLSGSANRPPRFFVLQDPVMEGSSAMSPLGEPSIPMIAACAPALSCVRIAVGVLKEAGHI